The DNA window GACGATGATTACAGAGTTTTGCAGAGAATCGTACAGGCAGAGGCGGGAATCTGTGATGAGAAGGGTAAAATTCTGGTAGCCAATGTCATCATAAACCGGGTTAAAAGCGGGGAGTTTCCAAACAATGTAACTGATGTAGTGTATGAGAAATCCCAGTTTTCGCCGGTAATGGACGGAAGCATAAACACCTGCAAGGTGACCCAGCAGACGATAGACTGCGTGGATCGCGCGCTGGCAGGAGAAGATTACTCCCAGGGAGCATTGTACTTTATGAACCGGGGCGGATCGGAATCATCCAATGTAAAATGGTTTGACGGCCGTCTGTCCTTTGTCATGCAGCATGGAAGGCATGAATTTTTTAAATAAAGAATAATGGATTTACATTGCAAATGAGGTGCTGAATCTGCCCGGGAAGGGGAGATTCCGGCGCCTCTTTTCATATCGCAGGAAAGTGTTCCTGTCTACCGGAGCGGTTTGGAATGACTCTGGAGCCCGTCACCGAGGGAAACGGAGTGTCTGCAGAAGACGAACTTTATCATCCGGTGTCAGTATGGCACGGAAAACAGGCTGAGAATTTGTAACTAATGACGGCTCCGGAGAAAAACGGCTGGTCAATGTACATAAAATCGGCCTTGAAAAATAAAGCGTTTTACTAAAAGTTTTATAATAACCTTAATAATAATTTTATGAGGACAGGCATTGACTTTTGTTTAACAAAGTGAGATAATTGAGGCAAATTTGAGGTGCAGTATAAAGGAGGACTAAGATGTCAACAAAAGCGTACTACCCAATTAGTGAAATCGGCGCAGGTAAGCCGGGTTTTTCTAAGACAAGATCCATCATTGAAGCAGCTTTCTACGGAAATAATGTGGTGAAAGTAAACACCTTGAAAGAAGCGTATGAATTAGCAAAAAATTCTCCTGGAACCATTGTAACCGATATGCCGGTATACAGGGGTGAGGAGTTCGGCCTGGAGAAGGATGCGAAAGTACTGTTATTTAACGATGGAGCCATTACCGGACGTTATGCAACAGCACGCCGTATCGCTGGTGAGCCAGGTGTAGACTGTGCGGCCCTGGATCTCGTAGCCATGGACGCCATTTATGAGTCCCGCTGGAAAACAATGTATCATGCAGAAGTATTTGTAGGCCTGGATCCTGAATTTATGGTTAAGGCACATCTGCTGATTCCTGAGGGTGAAGAGAACATCATGTATAACTGGATGCTCAACTTCCAGTATATGTCCGACGAATATGTAAAAATGTACAAGAATTCCAAACCGGTTGGAGACGGCAGGGAAGCCGATATCTATATTTTCTCCGATCCGCAGTGGAACGGTTCCGATCGTCCGAACGTATCCTTAGACTGCCTGTCCGATCCGCAGAAGAAAACTCTGTGCTACTTCAACACAGAGACAAACTGTGCATGTATCCTTGGCATGAGATATTTCGGCGAGCATAAGAAGGGCACTCTGACAATGGCATGGGCAATTGCCAACCGCAACGGTTACGCATCCTGCCACGGCGGCCAGAAAGAATACACACTGGCAGACGGCAGCAAGTATGTTGCTTCTGTTTACGGCCTGTCAGGTTCCGGTAAATCCACTCTGACCCATGCAAAACATGGCGGAAAATACGAGATTAAGGTTCTCCATGACGACGCGTTCGTTATCAACACAGATACCTGCGCATCCGTTGCCCTGGAGCCGACCTACTTTGATAAGACAGCCGATTACCCAACCGGATGTGAGGACAACAAGTACCTCCTGACGGCACAGAACTGCTCCGCAACTCTTGATGAGGACGGAAAGATTCAGTTAGTGACGGAAGACATCCGTAATGGTAATGGACGTGCCATCAAGTCCAAACTCTGGTCCCCGAACCGCGTAGACAAGGTTGATTCCCCTGTCAACGCCATCTTCTGGATCATGAAAGACCCGACCATCCCGCCGGTAGTGAAACTGAAAGGCGCATCCCTGGCATCCGTTATGGGAGCAACACTGGCTACCAAACGTTCCTCCGCTGAGCGTCTGGCTCCCGGCGTAGATCCGAACAAGCTGGTAGTAGTGCCATATGCAAACCCATTCCGTACTTATCCTCTGTCCAACGACTACGATAAGTTCAAGAAACTGGTAGAAGAAAAGAATGTAGACTGTTACATTGTTAATACCGGTGATTTCATGGGCAAGAAGGTAAAACCGGCCGATACCCTCGGCATTCTCGAAGCAATCGTTGAGAAGAAGGCTCAGTTCCACAAATGGGGTCCATTCTCCGATATCGAAATTCTGGATTGGGAAGGATTCATCCCGAACATGGAAGATCCGGAGTATGTCAGCCAGTTAAAGGCACGTATGAACGACCGTGTCAATGAGATCAAGGCATTTGAAACGGCGAAAGAGGGCTATGATAAGCTGCCTGACGACGCGCTTGCCGCCATTCAGAAAGTAGTTGATGAATTAGGCTGATAGAAACTTAAATAACAGGATGCGGAAGCATCGTGATGAAGGAAAGACGGTACGGCGAGGGCTGTACCGCCTTTCTTTCCGTATTTGCGGAGGGAAAGAAAAATGGAAAAAATCATACTGTTTGATCTGGACGGAACGCTGACGGATCCGAAAGAAGGGATTACGAAAGCGGTACAGCATGCTCTGAAAGCATACGGAATCGAGGAAAATGATTTAGACAGCCTGTGTCCTTTTATCGGCCCTCCTTTGGTGGATAGCTTTGTGGAGTTCTACGGTTTTACCGTAAAGGATGCCAGGGAGGCAATCCCTGTATTCCACGAATATTTTACAAAGCAGGGCATGTTTGAGAATAAAGTGTACCCGGGCATGGAAACGATGCTCGGAAACCTGAATAGCGCAGGCTTCACCCTGGCCGTGGCCACATCCAAGCCGGAGATTTTCGCGGAACAGATTCTTGAACATTTCGGCCTGCTTCCCTTTTTCAAACTGGTGGGAGGCGCCGATATGGAAGAAACACGGGTGAAAAAGGGCGATGTCATTGAGTATACATTAAAGCGCCTGAATGCCGATCCGGCCGTAACACCCGTGCTCATGGTGGGAGACAGGAAACACGACGTCATCGGTGCGGCGGAGAACGGAATTGACTGCGTTGGAGTTCTGTACGGCTACGGCTCCTCAGAGGAGCTAACGGGAGCCGGAGCAAAGTATCTGGCAGAAAGTGTGGAGGAGCTTGAAACATTCCTTCTGTCCGGTGCCTGGGAGGGCTGATGAACTTCTCTTATCCGGTGCCTGGGAGGCCTGATAAACTTCTCCTGTCCGGTGTTTGGGAGAAACGACAGCAAAAACCGTGGGGCAGTTCCGCCTCACGGTTTTTAAGATCTCTTTATTTAGTTTCCTTTATGCTCCAGATAGGGAGGACTCGGGATATCCGGGTTATCCTTGTTAAGTTCGTCGCGTTTTCCTTTAATCAGATAGAGGCCTGCGATGATGATGGCGATTGCCACAACACCCTGTGGCACGGTATTGGTAATAAAGCGGATCAGCTCCGACGCCTCGTCGGTCAGATGGAGGGCCGGAATGATGTACCAGAACATCAGCCTCGAAAACAGCTTCCACAGAATGCTGATTCCAAAGAAAATCAGGCAGCCTGCCACCAGTTTGTAATGTTTCTTAACGGTGTCCTGATTGGGGGAGATATCATTCCAGTGGATGATGAAGTCATCCTCGAGACTGTAAAATTCCTCATCGCTTAATGAATTCAGGTTGTTTGTGTGGAAGAAACTGTAAAACCAGACAATCGGTGACAGAAAGGTCAGGAAACTGAGCTGTAAAAAACCGGATATCCCGAGTAATGCTGCAAAGATTGCCATGAGGCTGATCCCCTGTTTAAAGAATCCAAGATACATTTCTCCGGCGCCGGGAATCAGGGACCAGCAGAAGGTCAATAATTTACTTTTCTTTTTCGTCATTCTTAAATACCTCCATATTGAGATTGGACAGCTTTCCCAGCTGTTCCGTTAAATAATTTACTGTGTCGTAGTAGAACCACTGGCTTTCGGACCTTGTATGGCTTTGTCTTGCCGCCGCATCCTGCCTTGCGCTTATTTCCCTGGAAAGTCCGGGGAGGATTGTCAGCATAGTCAGTGCGCACAGGACAGCGGCTCCGACCTTAAGGCTGAAGTAGAACAACTGCAGCCGTTTGGAAAGATGGTTCGTGCCTGCGATAATCTGTACATCCAGATTCCGGCTCCGTTCCAGAATATCGGCTTTTAAATGCCTGGGCGCGGTGATAAGCTCCTGCGTCCCGATATAATCTGCAAACCGTTCACGGCAGAACGGACACGATGCGAGGTGGGCGCATTCTTCCTGTGTCAGGTTATCCTTAAACCGCTTCGGATCAATGTGCTGTTTTTCCATATGCCGGTTCCTCCTTTCCATAGAGTTTTTTCAGCATCCCCTTCGCCCTGTAAATCTGGGTCTGCAATGTTTTTATGTTTTTTCCTGTCTTAGCTACGATTTCACTGATTTCCATCTCATGATAATAATAGTCAAGGGCCACCTCCCGGTAAGGAGGTTTGAGGGCGAGACAGCACTCATAGAGCTTCTGTCGTACCTCCTTTTCCAGGTATTTCTCTTCTACAGAATCGGGCGCAGCGATGGCAGT is part of the [Clostridium] symbiosum genome and encodes:
- a CDS encoding RNA polymerase sigma factor, coding for MEQWINQYQNLIYSICYKFTGNYFDAEDLAQDTFLSAYKSMAFFDGSNERAWLCKIATNKSLDYLKRAGRKSVPTEDVYFTAIAAPDSVEEKYLEKEVRQKLYECCLALKPPYREVALDYYYHEMEISEIVAKTGKNIKTLQTQIYRAKGMLKKLYGKEEPAYGKTAH
- a CDS encoding phosphoenolpyruvate carboxykinase (ATP) — translated: MSTKAYYPISEIGAGKPGFSKTRSIIEAAFYGNNVVKVNTLKEAYELAKNSPGTIVTDMPVYRGEEFGLEKDAKVLLFNDGAITGRYATARRIAGEPGVDCAALDLVAMDAIYESRWKTMYHAEVFVGLDPEFMVKAHLLIPEGEENIMYNWMLNFQYMSDEYVKMYKNSKPVGDGREADIYIFSDPQWNGSDRPNVSLDCLSDPQKKTLCYFNTETNCACILGMRYFGEHKKGTLTMAWAIANRNGYASCHGGQKEYTLADGSKYVASVYGLSGSGKSTLTHAKHGGKYEIKVLHDDAFVINTDTCASVALEPTYFDKTADYPTGCEDNKYLLTAQNCSATLDEDGKIQLVTEDIRNGNGRAIKSKLWSPNRVDKVDSPVNAIFWIMKDPTIPPVVKLKGASLASVMGATLATKRSSAERLAPGVDPNKLVVVPYANPFRTYPLSNDYDKFKKLVEEKNVDCYIVNTGDFMGKKVKPADTLGILEAIVEKKAQFHKWGPFSDIEILDWEGFIPNMEDPEYVSQLKARMNDRVNEIKAFETAKEGYDKLPDDALAAIQKVVDELG
- a CDS encoding HAD family hydrolase; this translates as MEKIILFDLDGTLTDPKEGITKAVQHALKAYGIEENDLDSLCPFIGPPLVDSFVEFYGFTVKDAREAIPVFHEYFTKQGMFENKVYPGMETMLGNLNSAGFTLAVATSKPEIFAEQILEHFGLLPFFKLVGGADMEETRVKKGDVIEYTLKRLNADPAVTPVLMVGDRKHDVIGAAENGIDCVGVLYGYGSSEELTGAGAKYLAESVEELETFLLSGAWEG